Within the Epinephelus lanceolatus isolate andai-2023 chromosome 22, ASM4190304v1, whole genome shotgun sequence genome, the region GATAAATTCAAACACAATATTACACACTGTCTCTTTAATAAGTCTGTGACGTGAGCTCACACAGCTCAGCAGTGTCTCCACTGACACCACAAAGCCAGAGTCCAGCACTGAGCTGCTGAGTGAACATACTGTACTTTAGACTCCTGACTTCCTGTTTTACATGAGGCATGATTTGAAACAAAACACTTTGTCCATACCTGCACCTGCATTCATGTCCTACAGAAGTTAATACGTTTCTTAGATATTAACCTGTCCTCTGCCTCTTCAATGACTACTTGAGTTGACAGAACTCAGCAGTGTCTCCATTAGGACCACCAAGAAAAAGTCCAGCATAGAGCGGCTCAGTGAatgtggtctggactctgtggaggagagtcATTGTTTGAGAGATGCTGTAGAAAGACAGAATACCTGCACTGTGATCCAGGTACACTCCTACTCTGGAGGATTTAGGACCTGAGATGCTGATTGAGTGGTTGTCATGTCTGAAGGTATAACTATTGTCACAATATAGTGCCCAAGACTTCTCATTGTATCCAAAtacatgtacattaaagtccCCTGATCTGCCAATACTCTTGTAGGCGACTGCTACTCCAGCTTTCCTGCTTAtctccacctcccagtaacaacgtCCAGTCAGTCCATCTTTACTCAAGACCTGAGATATGTGAATGAATCTGTCTGGATGCTGAGAATATGGTGGATTTTtgtaattatacattatttttcTGTTCCCCTCTGATAAAACCATGAagttgtttgctgtgtttgggtcCAGCGTGATTTCACATGAATATTGTAAGAGCTCAGCTCTGGTCATGGGCTCTGCTAAAGGCAGTTTCTCAGTAAGGATGGTCTGCATTTTGTCTCTGGCTGCTGTCACAGCTGCCACCACATCCTCAAAGTGATGCAGACAGTCAATGTTTGGTCTTGGTGACTCTGTAGACTTGGTAAGTTTTGACAGTGACGGGTAACTGTGAAGAAACTGGATGtggtcctctgtgtgtgagagctgaTCCAGTTCAGCGTCCTTCCTCCTCAGCTCAGCGATCTCCTGATCCAGCTTCTCCTGAAGCTTTTTGACTCGACTCACTTCAGTTTTCTGCAGAGATCTGAtctgctgcttcacatcagaGCTTCTTTTCTCAATGAGATGGATCAACTCAGTAAAAATCTTCTCACTGTCCTCCACTGCTTTATCAGCAGAGGAATTGATATCCTTCATCTCTTGCTGAAGCACCTTCACATCTTTCTCTCGGTCTTGGATTCTCTGCTGGATTTTTTGCCGACTTCCACCGAGCTCCTTCTGCTTCTCAGTCcgttctgctgcagctgagatTGTGTCGTGGCCTTTATGTTCATCCATTGAGCAGAGAATGCAGATACACTGCTGATCAGTGCGGCAGAAAAtcttcatcacctcatcatgACGGGAGCAGATGTTCTCCTGAAGCTTCAGGGAGGCTTCAgtgagtttgtgttttttaaaagtagGAGATTCATAGTGAGGCTGAAGGTGTTGCTCACAGTAAGAGGCCAGACACACCAGACAGGACTTGAAGGCTTTCAGCTTCCTCCCAGTGCAGAAATCACAGGCCACATCTCCAGGTCTGGCATAGCAGTGATCAGCTGGAGCAGCTTCTGTCTTCCTCCCTTCCTCAATTAACTCTGCCAACATGGTGTTTTTCATCAGGACAGGCCTTGGGTAGAAAGTCTGTCTGCACTGAGGACAGGTGTAGATATTCTTCTGATCTTCTTCATCCCATTGGGCTTTAATACAGCTCATGCAGTAGTTGTGTCCACAGGAAATAGTCACCGGATCCTTCAGCAGATCCAAACAGATCGAACAGCAGAATTTCACCTCGTATGCTTCATTTCTTTGCTGCGCCATTTCAGCTCTCAACAACAGGGAATGTCTTGGAGTTGGACTTTCCTCTGAGCAAATAAAGTCATCAAGAAGGAAGCTAAACCTTCTTTGCTGTCCCGCTGCCAAGCTGATTGCACTCCCCAAACTGGTAGATCAATAAAAGAGGTGggaaccagaaaatattcagttGGAGTTGGACTGAAAGGGCGCGGTTTAAACCATGACAGCATTTATGGCCTTTATCTAAAGGTTTTACAGTCAGTTTGCACTTTGGCAGCGTGTGCTGCCCTCCTTTAAACCAAGATTGAGCTTTGGTCACGTGGTAGAGGTGGTTGAGAACACAGTTCAGCTCTCTGGCTTAGGTAGTCAGTGTTGAGGCAAAGCAGAAAAACGTATGTATGAGAAACTTTCCCTTTCAGAATTTATTGGGATGTGTTGAATGGGGTTGAGGTCTGGGCTCTGTGCAGACCAGTTAGGTTTGTCCACCATTTCTTCATGGACGTGACTGTGTGTATGGGGACATtgtaatgttgaaacaaaaaaaggacaaacacaaactgttaaGACCAGATTGGAAGGGCTAAATTTACAGACTCGCAAAACCTGTGAATTAAGAGACCGGACAAAGTTTTCTGATGATACTAGAGGTTCATCCAACCCTTTTATGTCATCACATTCTTCTTTTTCCCAATTAACGTAATTAAATAgatttatcacttcctgccctccatctgaatttCGCACGTGATTGCAAACAACCTattaagttttgttttaatgaaatgcTCTTTGTGAAAGTCCCTTTGTGAGTTCCCTTTGGTGACCAGGTACGCAGGGTTTATGTCTAGGGCTTTAAGAATGGAGGGAGTGATGATCAGCAGGTCCGCCTCTGTTGTGAAGTTCCACTTACTTTTCTGGGAAGTACTGatcatatgactggataaatgagacttggattttacCTCACACGaatttttgtaaactgatgttttgatatagttgtaTTGTTGCTAAACGTGGTCGCCTATGAGCTCATTTATGCTTCATGTTAGagacggacggagccttctgtctgtagtaattttgtctgtatttgtgcacgttttctgaaagcttacagatacagagcagtaccaccgaAGATCATGGGGGCAGTGCAGCGTAGTTGAAGTGAGATACGACCATAGGAGACAACAAAGAAATTTCAATAATGGCTGACAGAACGAATCAATAATACAGTGAAAAGAGTTCTCCTTCCGCAGGTCTGATGTATTTTATGGCCTCACATACCACCGTGGTCTACAACACTGCCTCCATTAAAAGGTACTTTATTCGACATCCTCCACcgtcaccatgtttgtttttgcgtGAGACTCCACCCTCTCATGCCATCTATTGACTGTATCTATACCAacataaaggacgcatggaagtataaGGGTTGTGAAGTTTACAGcgtttgaaacaaacaaacgtaTTTATGTTTGTAAAGGGAGTATAATTGAGACTTCATGAAGAATTTTTGCCtcttttggattcttcattgcctgtggaggcatgcaagaaaaacatttcCTTCATGACTTCCCGGTAACGCACagttggtgcttctcaaagtcaaagaaGGATCCTTGAacagctgaatttcaaggaggctacgTCAACGAATCCCATCGAAGGACCGAGTCAGTGTCAAGGATCCTTAAAATTTTACCAAGGACCGAGTCCTTCCTTCAGaaaattttcaaggatgcatgtgcgCATCCTAAGTGCGCATGAAGTATCCGCAAGTCTTTGCGCATAATTTGCCAGAACTGAAGGTGCGACCTCTTCAGTGACGCACACCTGGGCACTTGccagcctgttccaatgtgtgtttgCCGAATGCTTGGATGGAGTCTGGTCTAGCCTCTGTAGGACCCGACTTGGAAGAAACCGTCCTACCAAGAAAGCATCCTTGA harbors:
- the LOC117245863 gene encoding tripartite motif-containing protein 16-like, with product MAQQRNEAYEVKFCCSICLDLLKDPVTISCGHNYCMSCIKAQWDEEDQKNIYTCPQCRQTFYPRPVLMKNTMLAELIEEGRKTEAAPADHCYARPGDVACDFCTGRKLKAFKSCLVCLASYCEQHLQPHYESPTFKKHKLTEASLKLQENICSRHDEVMKIFCRTDQQCICILCSMDEHKGHDTISAAAERTEKQKELGGSRQKIQQRIQDREKDVKVLQQEMKDINSSADKAVEDSEKIFTELIHLIEKRSSDVKQQIRSLQKTEVSRVKKLQEKLDQEIAELRRKDAELDQLSHTEDHIQFLHSYPSLSKLTKSTESPRPNIDCLHHFEDVVAAVTAARDKMQTILTEKLPLAEPMTRAELLQYSCEITLDPNTANNFMVLSEGNRKIMYNYKNPPYSQHPDRFIHISQVLSKDGLTGRCYWEVEISRKAGVAVAYKSIGRSGDFNVHVFGYNEKSWALYCDNSYTFRHDNHSISISGPKSSRVGVYLDHSAGILSFYSISQTMTLLHRVQTTFTEPLYAGLFLGGPNGDTAEFCQLK